Genomic window (Armatimonadota bacterium):
AGCCCGCCGAACCGGGTTGGTGGCTGATCGACCCCATCGACGGAACCTCCAACTACGTCTTTGGCCAACCGCTTTGGGGCGTTTCCGTCGCCTTGTACCGCCAGAACCGGCTCGAACTCGGCGTCGTCGACCTGCCCGACCTGGGATGGACGTTCGCTGCGGCCCTCGGAGCCGGCGCGACGAAGAACGGCGAACCCTTGGCCGCCGTCAAGTCGGGCCCGATCGCACGTCACGAACTGCTGGGCCACGCCGACGACAACCAAGAGGCGTTCTCCTTCCTGCCAGGAAAACGCCGTCACCTCGGGGCCTTCGTCATCGAGGCCATGTTCATGGCGGCCGGTGGACTTCGGGCGATGACGTCGACCAAATGCAAGCTGTACGACGCCGCCGCGAGCATCGTCGTGCTCCGTGAACTGGGTGCTGAAGTCAGGACCGCGCGGGGGTGCCTCTTCGAAGAGAGCGAATGGGCTCGGCCCGTCCTCTGCGAGCCGTTCGCCATCGTAGGCCCTGACGCCTGGCCCTGGGAAACCCTCGAGGACTAGTCGGGAGGGGCGATCGTGTCCGCTCCCTTCGCCGACCTGAGGCGACGCTGGAGTTCCAACACCGCGTCCTTGTCGGACAGGTCCACCTGAAGTCCGTGTCGCTTGCGGTCTTCCCGTTGCGTCCGAAGGCGCACCACGGCCGCCTCGAACGACTCTTGTTCCACCCGTTGGAGATCGCGGTTCGGCAACACCTCGGCCTCAAGCCCCCATAACGCGTCCCTGAGTTCGTCGGACCGGACGTTCGGGAGCCACGAACTGACGGGCCCTGCCGGAACGGCGCCGCCCAGTTCCTCGACGACCGCTTGCGCCAATCTCGTGCCTGCCGCCGTGACGAACAGGTCGGGCTCGCGACACGCGTCCACCGCTTGGTTCCTCAGCTCCTGGCGCAAAACGGCTTTGATGACCGTGGCCTCCGAGCCGACCATCCGCTCTCTGACGGATGAAGAGACCGAAGCCCGTGCCGGGGTCGCCGCATTGCGGTTCCGAACCCTCGCCGCCCGGATCGACCGCTCGATGTTCAGCCGGGCGAGCGTCCGGTCTTTCGTGAACGGATACTTGGGAACGAGCATGTCCACGAGACCCACGACCTCCTGATGGCGCTTTCCTTGCGCCAGGATCCCGGCCGCTTCGTCCCAGAACGCCTCCCCCGTCGCCGGGTGCCTCGCTTCGAGTTGGGCCAGGAGGTACTCCAGGGCCGTCATCGGCTTCTCTACAAGTTTACGGACCGCCGCCGCGCCTTGGTCGCGGAGCAGTGTGTCCGGATCCTTCCCCGCCGAAACGACGGAGACCCGGGCCTTGAGCCCTCCCTCGGTCAGGAGCGCACATGCCCGCTCGGCCGCTTTAAGCCCGGCTGCGTCGCTGTCGTACAGGACCACGACTTCGTCGCACCAACGCCGCAAGAGTCGGACGTGCTCGTCGGCCAGAGCCGTACCAAGGCTCGCCACTGCGCTCGTTACGCCGGACCGGTGACAGGCGATCACATCGAGATAGCCCTCGACAAGGACCGCTTGGCGACTCTTGGCCATCGACTCCTTGGCTTTGTCCAGTCCGTAAAGCACGCGCGACTTGCTGTACAAGGGGGTGTCGCCGCTATTGATGTACTTCGGCTGGCCGTCTCCGATGATCCGCCCCCCGAACGCGACGAGCCTCCCTCGTTCGTCACGTATCGGGAACATGAGGCGTCCCTTGAACCGGTCGTCGAATGCGCCGTGCCCGTCGCTCTTGACCAGAAAGAGCTCCTCGGCCAAGTTCAATCGGTGCCCCTTGCGTTGTAACGCGATCGCCAGTGCGCCCGTCACGTCCGGCCCGTAGCCCAGTCCCCAAGCTTCGACCGTCGCAGGGTCCAGACCCCGCTGACGACAGTAGTCTTGGGCGGAGGAAGACTTCTCGAGCTGGTCTTTGAAGAACGCCTGGGCCTCGGCCATGACCGCTTCCTGGGCTTCGGCAAGGGTGCGGTCCTTCTTCTCGTGCCTCGTCAGTTCGACGCCGGCGAGCTTCGCCAAGATCCTGAGCGCCTCGGGAAAGTCGACGTGTTCGGTCTGCATGACCCACTTGTAG
Coding sequences:
- a CDS encoding inositol monophosphatase family protein is translated as MTSDLLNLTVPIVQEAGKLARSLRDTMEVRLKQDGSLVSDADTLVETRLREQLAPLVPGATTWGEEMGFEEPAEPGWWLIDPIDGTSNYVFGQPLWGVSVALYRQNRLELGVVDLPDLGWTFAAALGAGATKNGEPLAAVKSGPIARHELLGHADDNQEAFSFLPGKRRHLGAFVIEAMFMAAGGLRAMTSTKCKLYDAAASIVVLRELGAEVRTARGCLFEESEWARPVLCEPFAIVGPDAWPWETLED
- the dnaG gene encoding DNA primase; the encoded protein is MADERELIRSRIDIVELVGQRVSLKKAGKDWKGLCPFHDDRNPSLHVSRDKGLYKCYSCGEGGDVYKWVMQTEHVDFPEALRILAKLAGVELTRHEKKDRTLAEAQEAVMAEAQAFFKDQLEKSSSAQDYCRQRGLDPATVEAWGLGYGPDVTGALAIALQRKGHRLNLAEELFLVKSDGHGAFDDRFKGRLMFPIRDERGRLVAFGGRIIGDGQPKYINSGDTPLYSKSRVLYGLDKAKESMAKSRQAVLVEGYLDVIACHRSGVTSAVASLGTALADEHVRLLRRWCDEVVVLYDSDAAGLKAAERACALLTEGGLKARVSVVSAGKDPDTLLRDQGAAAVRKLVEKPMTALEYLLAQLEARHPATGEAFWDEAAGILAQGKRHQEVVGLVDMLVPKYPFTKDRTLARLNIERSIRAARVRNRNAATPARASVSSSVRERMVGSEATVIKAVLRQELRNQAVDACREPDLFVTAAGTRLAQAVVEELGGAVPAGPVSSWLPNVRSDELRDALWGLEAEVLPNRDLQRVEQESFEAAVVRLRTQREDRKRHGLQVDLSDKDAVLELQRRLRSAKGADTIAPPD